Proteins encoded by one window of Yersinia massiliensis:
- a CDS encoding BRO-N domain-containing protein, giving the protein MNNQLMIFNSADLGISLSGMLYQGKPVFFAVELAESLGYAQPAKAANDHCKSLIKLNCAETAELGLGFRPKGIILALESDAYRLIMRSQLPSAERVQDWICEVVLPSIRTTGSYSLVPNSLPDFDDPIAAAEAWIEVKKAERLAIGYVHRQAQYINHLENLFQHGMTPVQFCKQLNGVNTRQINAFLEERNWLFDDRPNAKHPRWRVGHYARDQYLTEHPGQVEQEDGNMRDIFKLILLSKGAVWLYRHYLKGSLPMKKNWNGQFTHDKELAGAA; this is encoded by the coding sequence ATGAATAATCAACTGATGATATTTAATTCTGCTGATCTCGGTATTTCGCTGAGCGGCATGTTGTACCAAGGTAAGCCGGTATTTTTTGCTGTTGAATTAGCTGAATCATTAGGTTACGCACAACCAGCAAAGGCAGCTAATGACCACTGTAAGTCATTGATTAAACTTAATTGTGCTGAAACAGCGGAGTTAGGTTTAGGATTCAGACCTAAAGGTATCATTTTGGCATTAGAGTCTGATGCGTACCGTCTGATCATGCGCAGCCAGCTTCCTTCTGCCGAACGTGTGCAAGATTGGATTTGTGAGGTGGTGTTGCCATCCATTCGCACCACTGGTTCATATAGCCTCGTGCCAAACAGCCTCCCTGATTTTGACGATCCGATAGCGGCAGCCGAGGCATGGATCGAGGTGAAGAAAGCCGAGCGGCTTGCTATTGGCTACGTTCACCGTCAGGCGCAATACATCAACCATTTGGAAAACCTTTTTCAGCACGGCATGACACCCGTTCAGTTCTGTAAGCAGCTTAATGGCGTCAACACCCGCCAGATTAACGCCTTTTTGGAAGAGCGTAACTGGCTGTTTGATGATCGCCCAAACGCCAAACATCCACGGTGGCGCGTAGGCCATTATGCCCGCGATCAATACCTCACCGAACATCCCGGTCAGGTCGAGCAAGAAGACGGGAATATGCGCGATATCTTCAAGCTGATCTTGCTCAGTAAGGGTGCTGTTTGGTTGTACCGCCATTATCTCAAAGGCAGCTTGCCGATGAAAAAGAACTGGAACGGTCAATTCACCCATGACAAAGAACTGGCAGGTGCCGCATGA
- a CDS encoding host cell division inhibitor Icd-like protein, translated as MNNLSNRVSSALEPCQQNQSLALNNNHDDFNKVEVDSSLTVFIFATIKRSDVKAKPVMKRVTASSYKEARQQLIGDYVISFAGKVPVREVNHGA; from the coding sequence ATGAATAACTTATCTAATCGTGTTAGTTCGGCTCTGGAACCGTGCCAACAAAACCAGAGCCTAGCCTTAAATAATAACCACGACGATTTTAATAAGGTTGAAGTGGATTCTAGCTTAACAGTATTTATCTTTGCAACCATTAAGCGCTCTGACGTTAAAGCTAAGCCAGTCATGAAACGTGTAACTGCCAGTAGCTATAAAGAAGCTCGGCAACAATTGATAGGCGATTACGTTATTTCTTTTGCGGGTAAAGTTCCAGTTCGTGAGGTGAATCATGGCGCATGA
- a CDS encoding helix-turn-helix domain-containing protein: MSSTAERVKRLRTELGLTQSGLAIKAGIRQQTIQRIEAGVTERPRYLLEIATALNCEPKWLIYGSDGISP, translated from the coding sequence ATGTCATCTACAGCAGAGCGAGTTAAGCGACTACGGACAGAGTTGGGGTTAACTCAGTCTGGATTGGCAATAAAGGCCGGCATAAGACAGCAAACAATCCAAAGGATTGAAGCTGGGGTTACAGAGAGGCCACGTTATCTATTGGAAATAGCTACAGCCCTTAACTGTGAGCCTAAATGGTTAATTTATGGTTCCGATGGCATTTCCCCTTAA
- a CDS encoding S24 family peptidase, protein MNNLPVASLCNFNAPVSKFGKAYNLNLFTPIEQNRFMVVMPDDTMTGEIECRDKVIIDTTPMRYFEDGIFAFFLDGIFMIKRLQFIRNNVWVLPSNRFYQSFEIASDSLIELMIIGRVIYSQEIRSH, encoded by the coding sequence ATGAATAATTTACCCGTAGCCTCTTTGTGCAATTTTAATGCTCCAGTTAGTAAATTTGGCAAAGCATATAACCTGAACCTGTTTACTCCAATCGAGCAAAACAGATTCATGGTAGTTATGCCCGACGACACAATGACGGGTGAAATTGAGTGTCGCGATAAAGTCATTATAGATACAACACCAATGCGTTATTTTGAAGATGGAATATTTGCTTTCTTTCTTGACGGTATTTTCATGATTAAGCGGCTCCAATTCATCCGTAATAATGTTTGGGTTCTACCGTCTAATCGGTTCTATCAAAGTTTCGAGATTGCAAGTGATAGTCTCATCGAACTTATGATTATAGGCCGCGTTATTTACAGCCAAGAAATCAGGAGCCACTAA
- a CDS encoding excisionase, whose product MARTQTLKAWAADEFDEPIPSYPTLLKYAQHGMISPPPFKAGKCWRVDKNARFVGVTVKPVVRKDDDPRLKRIMEDGQTS is encoded by the coding sequence ATGGCTAGAACACAGACACTAAAGGCTTGGGCCGCTGATGAGTTCGACGAACCAATCCCCAGTTATCCAACGTTACTAAAATATGCGCAACATGGCATGATATCTCCGCCACCTTTTAAGGCTGGCAAGTGCTGGCGGGTTGACAAGAATGCCCGATTCGTCGGTGTGACCGTCAAGCCGGTAGTGAGAAAAGATGATGATCCACGGTTGAAGAGGATAATGGAAGATGGCCAGACCTCGTAA
- a CDS encoding ORF6N domain-containing protein, giving the protein MSKKTELALIEAKDLQIIEYRGQRVATTEQLAAGYGTDVANIKMNFSRNADRFIEGKHFFKVTGDELTNLRVSFGYLQISPKTRSLMLWTERGAANHAKMLETDRAWEYYNDLTEFYFTRRDALPAPVDQSSVSRKQLALMVLEAEEKIEALGLHNQELAIAVDSLEKHFAKGMTIPSFCKCLNGVNTSKVMWWAFERDWIFNEQRDPEKDPRWRVASYARDKYLTEEETEIKPHGKEPFRKKTPVLLEKGCHRIYAFYLKGELPMKQTWNGDFSHDKAVYTPEVK; this is encoded by the coding sequence ATGAGCAAAAAAACTGAACTGGCACTCATTGAGGCCAAAGACCTGCAAATTATCGAATATCGCGGTCAGCGTGTGGCAACCACCGAGCAACTGGCGGCTGGGTATGGCACTGATGTAGCAAACATCAAAATGAATTTTTCACGGAATGCCGATCGCTTCATTGAGGGCAAGCACTTCTTCAAGGTGACTGGAGATGAGCTTACAAATTTGCGGGTATCTTTTGGTTACCTGCAAATCTCGCCAAAAACACGGTCTTTAATGCTGTGGACTGAGCGCGGTGCTGCCAATCACGCAAAAATGCTGGAAACAGATCGGGCATGGGAATACTACAACGACCTCACCGAGTTTTACTTTACTCGACGTGATGCTTTGCCTGCACCAGTAGATCAATCATCCGTTAGTCGTAAGCAATTAGCACTGATGGTACTGGAGGCTGAGGAAAAAATAGAAGCCCTGGGGCTGCACAACCAAGAGTTGGCTATTGCCGTCGATAGTCTGGAAAAGCACTTTGCCAAAGGCATGACAATTCCCTCGTTCTGCAAATGCCTGAATGGTGTGAATACCAGCAAGGTGATGTGGTGGGCATTCGAGCGTGATTGGATTTTCAACGAACAACGCGACCCAGAGAAAGACCCTCGTTGGCGGGTAGCCTCTTATGCCCGTGATAAATATCTCACCGAAGAAGAAACCGAGATTAAACCTCACGGCAAAGAGCCGTTCCGCAAAAAGACTCCTGTGCTACTGGAAAAAGGCTGTCACCGAATTTATGCGTTCTACCTGAAAGGTGAATTGCCAATGAAGCAGACATGGAACGGCGATTTTAGTCATGACAAAGCGGTTTATACCCCGGAGGTAAAATAA
- a CDS encoding LexA family protein, whose amino-acid sequence MALADRVRERRTELGMTQARLAEIVGATQQSIVSIENGLTKRPRNLLDLAKALDCDPMWLQNGGAFKKITEINTRKIPLISYVQAGALAQNCPIEAYDGDFEYVLTDMDWSENAFALKIEGDSMEPEFSPGDVIVIDPEIQPAPGEFVVAMNGGDAATFKKYRPTGYDHHRNEIYELVPLNSDYPVMRSTDRTLRILGTMVEHRIYRRKR is encoded by the coding sequence ATGGCACTAGCAGATAGAGTGAGAGAACGACGAACTGAGTTAGGTATGACTCAAGCTCGGCTGGCAGAAATCGTTGGGGCAACTCAACAATCAATCGTTTCAATTGAAAACGGCTTAACCAAGAGACCTCGCAACTTATTGGATCTCGCAAAAGCGCTGGATTGTGATCCTATGTGGCTTCAAAATGGGGGAGCGTTCAAAAAAATAACAGAAATAAATACTCGAAAAATCCCATTAATAAGTTACGTTCAAGCGGGAGCACTAGCGCAGAATTGCCCAATTGAAGCCTATGATGGCGACTTTGAGTACGTATTGACAGATATGGACTGGTCAGAAAATGCCTTCGCCCTAAAAATTGAAGGTGACTCAATGGAACCTGAATTTAGTCCTGGGGACGTAATTGTCATCGATCCAGAAATCCAGCCGGCTCCTGGGGAGTTTGTTGTTGCTATGAATGGAGGAGATGCAGCGACCTTTAAGAAATACAGACCCACAGGATATGACCACCATCGCAATGAAATTTATGAATTAGTTCCTTTAAACTCTGATTATCCTGTAATGAGATCAACTGATAGAACATTAAGGATTCTTGGCACCATGGTTGAACATAGAATTTATCGTAGAAAACGATAA